Within Spirochaetota bacterium, the genomic segment TTTCTTCCCTCGTATACCCGGTCGCCCGCGTGAATGAATCGTTGACCTCGACGTATACGCCCGTGAGCACGTCGCTTATGGCGCTGATAACGGGCGTCGAGTAGAACACCTTCTCGAAGCGCTCCCTGCTGCGCGCGAGAGAGTCTTCGGCGGCCTTGCGCTCGGTGATGTCGGATAGGACTACCGTGACCGTCTTCACGCCCGATGCGTCGGGCGCGATGCGGGACGAGGTCTGGAACCACCGGTAGGCGCCGCTCCTGGTGCGGATGCGATAGGCGCTTTGGGCGACCTGGAGCGAACCCGCGAGGATCCGGGTGACGCGGTCCCGAGCGCCCGTAAGATCGTCGGGATGAATGAATTCCAGGACCGGTCTGCCCGCAAGCTCGCTCACCTCATAACCCGTCAGCCGCGTCACCACGGGGCTCGCATAGGTGATTCTGCCCCGCGCGTCCATGATCAGGATCGTGTCGTTGATGTTCTCCACGAGGAACCGGTATTTCTCCTCGGATTCCCGAAGCGCGGCGTTCGCCGCGATGCGCGCGGTAATGTCCCGCACGGTCGCCTGGAGATACTTGAATTTCCCCAGGGTAAAGGAGCGCAGCACGACCTCGGCGTCGAAGACCGCGCCGTTGTTTTTCCGGTGGCGCCAATCGAACACGTGCGTTCCTTCCGCGTGGGCGCGGTCCATCATCTCCATCGCTTTTTCCCGGGAGTCGCGGCAGTCGCCCTGGCTGGGGGGAGAAAAATCGTAAGGCGTGGACTGGAGGAATTCCTCGCGTGTACAGTCGAAGAGTTCCAGGGTTTTTCCGTTGCACTCGATGAAGACCCCATCGCGGAGGATCATGATGGCGTCAAATGCGTTTTCAAACACCTCCGTAAGCAGGGCGTTCCTCGCGCGTTCGCCGCGACCCTTTGCGGCTGGCTTGTTCCGCGGTCCGGTCTTCTTCATGGTGGTTACCCCGGCTGATGTCGGGCACCTGAGTATGTGGTTTGAAAATGAAAAATGTCAATGGAATTTCATAGCGCGCGCTTGGCAAGCTCCCACAGGGCGTCCATTTCCGCGAGGTCCATGTCCTCGAGCGCTTTCCCCTGCGCGGCGGCCTCCTTCTCGACGAAGCGGAAGCGCGTGATGAACTTGTTCGCTGTGCGCGCGAGCGCGTCCTCGGGATTGACGCCCGTAAAGCGCGCGATATTTACGATGGTAAAAAGAATGTCACCTATCTCCTCCTCAATTTCGGGGCTTCCCTTGGGCACGGTCGCGACCGCTTCCTTGAATTCGCGCACCTCCTCGTCGAGTTTTTCGATGACGCCGTCGATGCGCTCCCAGTCGAACCCGATGCGTGAGGCTTTCTGTTGTATACGGTACGACTTGAGGAGCGCCGGAAGGCTCGCGGGCACGCCGTCGAGTATCGATTCGCGATGCGATTTTTCCTTCTTCTTTATTTTTTCCCAGCGGTCGGTCACCTCGTCGGGGGTGTCGGCCTTCTCGTCGCCAAACACGTGGGGGTGGCGGCCGATAAGCTTGGTCACAATTCCCTGCGCGACGTCGTCGATCGTGAACTGTCCTGCCTCGCGCGCGATCTGCGCGTGCGCGTACACCTGGTAGATGAGGTCGCCCAACTCCTCCTTGAGATCAGCCGGATCGCCGCTTCCGATCGCCTCGTAGACCTCGTAGGCCTCCTCGATTAAGTACGGCCGCAGTGTCGCCGATGTCTGCGCGCGGTCCCAGGCGCAGCCGTTCTCCGCGCGTAATATGGACGCGATCTCGGCGAGCAGGTAGAGGGGACGGGTCTCCTTGAATTCCATGCGGCGTACCTCCAGTGTGCGTACATGGTGGGAACGGACCGCAGCGTGTCAATTAAAACGTGGCGTACGTAGGAGCTTTACGGAAAGAGGGAGAAGGGGATTGAAGAGATGGAGGAGATGAAGACAAACGGATTGGTCTGTTTTGCCTCTGTCATTTCGAACCCCGTCGTGTGGGGTAAGAAATCTTAACAGCATCCACACTGAAAAGCTTTTTCCCTGCGGTCGAAATGACTAAGTTAAAATTACACCTGCCCCTTATCTTTTTATCTCGCGGTTCCCCCTTAAAAGTGACGTGGAAAAAGGATTGCTCGAAAAGCTTGTTCCACTTTTAGGAAAACCGGGGAACAGGGAATGATCGAAAGGAGGGAACAACGACATGGTTATTATGGGAGTGGGTTAATCAATAGACATTGACAAATCGACGATACCTATGATGAATATATATGATTGTCAAATCGAATGTTTAACACTTGTTCACCGGAAAGACATTTCACATAACGGCGCATTGAACACGGCAGGATCAGGCCTTGAACAATATTCTGAATTTATTTGCGTTCGCAAGCATCTGTTCGCTCGTTACGATCGCGTTCGCCTATTTCTCTGAAAAAAGAAAAAAAGCTGACATGGCAATGGTGTTTACCTTTTGCCTGTTGTGGGCGATCTTCACGCTGTTTATACTGTCGGATGAACTGGGTTTTTCCGGGCGCTATCCGCAATTCCTCCATGTCAACGAGCCTTTTGAGCTTTTCATGGGCCCCCTGATTTATTATCGTTTCAGAATACTGGTGGAAGGCAAGATGAAATTCAACCTTCTCACCGTGCTCCTTTTCCTGCCGTGTGTTCTTGCGGTCATATACTTTATCCCCTATTTTACGCTGAGTGGAGAGGAGAAGCTCGCCTGCGCCGGGTTTCAAAACATACAGGATGGTATCGTGCGCGGCATATACCTCGCGATCATGCACGGTCAAACGCCCTGGTTCGTATTCTGCCTCGTCCTCTTCATCGTACATGGATCCAGGATGCTTTCGGCGGAAGGGATCCGGATGGTGATGCAGAAAAAGGTCCTGGTGGCGTATAATCTTCTATGGATCGTCATCGCGGTAACGGGGTATATCATATCTTTCGCGGGACAAGGCGTATTGATGCGGGTGATGGTAATCATCACCAACTACATGATCGTCCTGTTTTATTTCGTCGAAAAAAAATATGCGCGGTTGTTCCTTTTGATTCAGGAGGATTCGACCGAGACCAGGTATAAGCGGTCCATGCTCGGGGGCGTCAATACCGGCGCGGTCGTGGAGCGCGCAAAGGAGCTCATGGAGCGTGAGCAATTGTATCTTGACGAGGACCTGTCGCTGCGGGCCCTGAGCTCAAGGCTCGGCATAACGCCGCACCAGCTTTCGGAGATTTTAAACGGCATGCTGCATGCTAATTTTCGCACGTTCCTAAACGCCTACAGGATAGATGCCGCGAAAAAGATGCTCCTGGAAAACGAGAATACCGGCGTCATCCACATAGCCTATCAATGCGGATTCAAATCGAAAAACGCCTTTAATAATGCGTTTTTAACGCGTGAAGGAATGACACCCACTGAATTCATAAAACAGCGCAAAAAACCGCGAGCGTGAACCATGGAAGACGTTCTCAATACATTGATTTTCGCAACCGGTTGTTCGCTTATGACGATCGCTTCTGGAATTTTCGTGGAAAAAACAAACAGGACGGAAATGATAATCATTTTTGCCCTGTTGTTTCTTTGGGGAGCGGACTCTCTTTTTATTCTCTCCGAGGAAACCTTCTTTTATCGATATTATCCCCACCTCCTGTATCTCAACCAGCCCTTCGAGCTTTTTCTGGGCCCGCTGGTGTATTTTCGCTTCAGGTTAATGATAGAAGGAAAAATGCGTTTTGACCGCCTTGCCGCGCTCCTCCTGGTTCCGGGAGTCCTGGCCGTGGCATATTTCATCCCCTTTTTCATACAAAGCCCGGACGCAAAGCTCGCGTCCGTGGGATTCGACAATATTCAGAAGGGGGCGACGCGCGGAACCTATCTCTTCATAATGTACTCCGCGGGGCCGTATTTCATAGCGTGTCTTGTCCTCGGAGTCGTTCACGGCTACAGGACGCTTTCAAAAAGAGGCATCCGGCTGTTGATGCAGAAGAAGTATTTCGTGAGCTACAACGTTTTATGGATATCCCTTCTATTCATCATTTATATCGCGATACTCTCGGACAAAAGCCTTATGCTTCGATGGACGATTCTACTCATAACCACCCTGCTGATTCTTTCTTATTATCTTGAAAAAAAACACGTCGAATTTTTTCTAGAAATGCAGAAGGACGCAAGCGAGACGCGATATGCGAAATCGATGCTCGGAGGCATCGATACGGGGGCGGTGATCGAACGCCTGAAAGAGCTCATGGAGCTCGAAAAAATTTACCTGGACGAGGGCCTGTCCCTGCAAGGATTGAGCTCCAGGCTGGGCATCACGCCTCATCAGCTTTCGGAGATACTGAACGGCAGGCTCTCCACGAATTTCCGCTCGTTTGTAAATACCTACAGGATACACGCCGCAAAAAAACTCCTCATGGAAGATGAGAACATCAGCATCATGCGAGCGGCCTACCGGTGCGGCTTTAACTCTAAAACCGTTTTCAATAACGCCTTTCTCAAAACGGAAGGCATAACCCCCACGGAATTCAAAGAAAGAAATCGAAAAGAGCGTTCGGATTTATAAATCGGGGCGACAGTCATGAAGTCCCGGGACTACTATTCTTCCAAAAGGATATCCAGATATGGTCGTCTTTAGCGCCATTCCAGGGAAGATATATGAAAAATAGTACTATTATTCGACTATCTGTTTTTGTATTGATAATCTTTTCAACCGCACTCAATTGCTCTCGTGCAGGCAACTCCTCGATTGTTCATATAAATACCGGCAGCAACAAACAGGCGTCATGCACGCCCGGGAACCTTATCTTCGATCGCTTTCTGGCTTTATTCGAAAGCATGGCAGAAGCACAAACCACAGGGGAAGGCGGTGAGCCTCCTACGGGAATCACCAGCTACGATCTTAAGGTAAGCGGACCGGGTATGGGCACCATGAATGAAGTATATCCAGGTGATACAGAGACAATTACACTGGAAGTGCCTGCCGGTTCCACCCGCCTTTTCGAGTTAACGGCAAAAAGAGCCGAGGGAAATTACCGCGGGTCTGCAAAATGTGACCTGAGAGCGGGAGAAGAGGTTACCGTTTCGATTACCATGAAATCCGTGGGCCTCGGTTATACCGTAACCTACTATGGAAACAATAATACCGGTGGAGAAGTCCCGATTGATGCGAATGCGTATAATAACGGGGATACCGTCACCGTGCTGGGCTATTCCGGAAATCTGGTAATTCCCGGTATTACTTTTATCGGCTGGGACACGCAGGCCGACGGGAAAGGAACCACGTATATCCCCGGACAAACATTTACCATGGGCTCCGCCGACGTATCCTTGTATGCAAAATGGTTCACATGGTCGGTCTTTGGTTCCGCTAATAACACCGTCAAAGCCCTTGCGGTTGACGGCTCTTGCAATCTTTATGTGGGGGGATATTTTACTATAGCCGGGGGCTCGACTCTAAACTATATAGCGAAATGGGACGGGACCTCATGGTCCGCTCTCGGTACAGGGATGGGTGCGGCTGTATACGCCCTTGAGGTTGACGGCTCCGGCAACCTCTACGCGGGCGGATCTTTTACGACAGCAGGCGGCGCAACTGCAAACCGTATCGCGAAATGGGACGGGAGCTCATGGTCCGCTCTCGGTACAGGGATGGGTGCGGCTGTATACGCCCTTGCGGTTGACGGCTCCGACAACCTCTATGCAGGCGGAAGTTTTACTACGGCAGGAGGCTCGACGGCAAGTTGTATCGCGAAATGGGACGGCAGCTCATGGTCCGCTCTCGGTTCCGGCATAAGCAATGCATCCGGGCCGGCAAATGTATTTGCCCTTGCGGTGGACGGCTCAGGCAATCTCTACGCAGGCGGGTCTTTTCCTACCGCAGGGGGTACTACGGCAAACCATATTGCGAAATGGAACGGGAGCACATGGTCTGCGCTGGGTTCAGGGATGGATGATGAGGTCTATGCCCTTGCGGCTGACAGCTCCGGCAACCTCTACGCAGGCGGGTATTTTATTTCAGCAGGCGGCACGGCGGCAAGCTGTATCGCGAAATGGGACGGGAGCTCATGGTCCGCTCTCGGCTCTGGAATGTATGGGACAAATGACTACTGGGTAAATGCCCTCGCGGTTGACGGCTCCGGCAACCTTTACGCAGGCGGGAGTTTTACCACCGCAGGAGGCACGGCGGCAAACGGAATCGCGAAATGGGACGGCAGCTCATGGACGGCGCTGGGGTCCGATTTAAACAGCGAAGGGGAGGTTTGCGCCCTCACCGTCGACGGCTATGGAAACCTCTTCGCCGGCGGAGCATTTTCTGTAACGGTCGGAGGCGGCGGGAACGCATCGAATATTGCGGAGTTCGGCACCAGGGTGACGTCATATTAAGCATATGCGTATTATTTATAATTCCAAACTCACGAAACGGTTTTATTTTCGATTGAACTGGTGTTCGGAGGAGTCTTGGAGGAAATCGTGTAAATATCGGCGAGAAAGATTTTCCCCAACAAGCATATAAAAATATCAACGTAATCCGATCAGTCCATCGTAGCGATTATTAACCGGGAAATGGATCACGATTTATTAACCTGGGCGACGGACATGAGATGGCAGGTATTTGGTTACCCCAGAATAAAGAGGTGGAGCATGATTGGAAAATCGGTCTTTTCAGTAGTATTAGTAACAGCAACGGTATTTTTTACATCCTGCGGCGGCGGAGGCGGCGGCGGAGGAGGTCTGCATGATTCGGGCGATGCACCCGAGAACTGGGTGCAGGACGCCTATCTCAAGGCGTCGAACGCAGGCGCCATCGACGTTTTTGGTAACGCCGTTGCAGTGGACGGCGATACCATCGTGATTGGCGCTCCCTACGAGAGCAGCGGCCAGACGAGCGTTACCAATGATGACGGCACCGCCAGCGACGACAACTCCGCATCGCAGGCGGGCGCGGCGTATGTGTTCACAAGGGACGCGTCCGGCAACTGGAGTCAGGATGCGTATCTCAAGGCGTCGAACGCCGGGGCGGGCGACCAGTTCGGCATAGCCGTGGCCGTCTACGGCGATATCATCGTAGTGGGCGCCGCGTGCGAATCCAGCGGACAGAAGTCCGTGACTAACGACGACGGGACGGCGAGCGCCGATAATACTCTCACCGGAGCGGGGGCGGTATATGTGTTCAGGAAGGACGGCTCCGGCGACTGGGTGCAGGACGCCTATCTCAAGGCGTCGAACGCCGCAACGAACAATTACTTCGGAAGTGCGGTCGCGGCGGAGGACGATACGATTGTCGTGGGCTCATACGGCGAATCCGGCTCGGGAGCCGCATACGTGTTCAGCAAGGACGGTTCCGGCAATTGGGTGCAGGATGCGTGCCTCAAGGCGTCGAACGCCGGTGCGAACGATCAATTTGGAATCTCCGTCGCGATGAGCGGCGGTGTAATCGTCGTGGGTGCGGATAAAGAGGCGAGCGCCCAGACGGGAATCATCAACACCGACGGAATCGCAAGCGCCGATAATTCGGCCTATTCATCGGGCGCTGCATACGTGTTTAAAAAGGACGGCTCCGGCGCCTGGATCCAGGATGCCTATCTCAAGGCGTCGAACGCGGGATCGAACGACGGATTCGGCTTTTCAGTCGCGATAAGCGGCGGCATCATTGTAGTGGGCGCCAATGCGGAATCCAGCAGTCAGGATACAGTCACCAATGACGACGGAAGTGCGAGCGAGGACAATGCCTCGCTGAACATGGGGGCCGCCTATGTATTCAAGACAGACGGCTCAGGGAACTGGATACAGGACGCCTATCTCAAGGCATCGAATACAATCGCGGAGTCGGGTAAAGACGTGAATTTCGGTTGGTCGGTTGCGGTAAGCGGCGATGTAATAATCGTTGGTGCGGTGTATGAATACAGCAACCAGACCGGCATTACCAACGACGACGAGACCGCGAGCGCCGATACCACAGCCGTCTATGCGGGGGCGGTGTTCGCGTTTGAAAGAGACGGTTCCGGAAACTGGATACAGGACGCCTACATAAAGGCCTCCAACGGTGAAGCCTCCGATTGCTTCGGCACCTTCGTCGCGATACGCGGCGAAACCGTTGTCGCGGGATCGTTCGGCGAGGACAGCGGCCAGACGGTCGTTACGAACGACGACGGGATAGCCGGTTCCGACAATACGGCGAGCGTTGCCGGCGCGGCGTACGTGTTCACGCGCAAGTAGCTCGGGAACTGCGGCCTGAACGAAGCGGCGCGCGCGAAGGCGCGAAAACATTTTCGCGCCTTCGCGTAATGACCTCATGGAATTCAAAGAAAGAAACAAAAAAGCGCGTTCGGATTTATAAACCGGGGCGACATGCATAATGAACAGCGGTTATCTTCTCCCCATATTACCGACACGGCGAGCGTTGTCAAGGAGGCGGTTATGAAGAGACTTGTTTATATTTTATTGGCAGTCATTGTTTGTAGCCTGGGTGCATGCGACAACGGCGGCGGCGACGGCGGCGGCAAAAGCGTTTATATAGCAGGCGACGTAATGGATGAGAACTATTACAATTTTGGAGGATACTGGAAAGACGGAACATGGATATTGCTTCAAAATGCCTATAGCACGGGCAGCCTGACTTATGAAACGCAAAGTTCTGCGTCAAGCATAGCCGTAAGTGCGAGCACTGTTTATATAGGCGGAAGTTGCTTTAATAGTACTACCTCTAAATGGATG encodes:
- a CDS encoding AraC family transcriptional regulator, producing the protein MNNILNLFAFASICSLVTIAFAYFSEKRKKADMAMVFTFCLLWAIFTLFILSDELGFSGRYPQFLHVNEPFELFMGPLIYYRFRILVEGKMKFNLLTVLLFLPCVLAVIYFIPYFTLSGEEKLACAGFQNIQDGIVRGIYLAIMHGQTPWFVFCLVLFIVHGSRMLSAEGIRMVMQKKVLVAYNLLWIVIAVTGYIISFAGQGVLMRVMVIITNYMIVLFYFVEKKYARLFLLIQEDSTETRYKRSMLGGVNTGAVVERAKELMEREQLYLDEDLSLRALSSRLGITPHQLSEILNGMLHANFRTFLNAYRIDAAKKMLLENENTGVIHIAYQCGFKSKNAFNNAFLTREGMTPTEFIKQRKKPRA
- a CDS encoding nucleoside triphosphate pyrophosphohydrolase — protein: MEFKETRPLYLLAEIASILRAENGCAWDRAQTSATLRPYLIEEAYEVYEAIGSGDPADLKEELGDLIYQVYAHAQIAREAGQFTIDDVAQGIVTKLIGRHPHVFGDEKADTPDEVTDRWEKIKKKEKSHRESILDGVPASLPALLKSYRIQQKASRIGFDWERIDGVIEKLDEEVREFKEAVATVPKGSPEIEEEIGDILFTIVNIARFTGVNPEDALARTANKFITRFRFVEKEAAAQGKALEDMDLAEMDALWELAKRAL
- a CDS encoding AraC family transcriptional regulator, yielding MEDVLNTLIFATGCSLMTIASGIFVEKTNRTEMIIIFALLFLWGADSLFILSEETFFYRYYPHLLYLNQPFELFLGPLVYFRFRLMIEGKMRFDRLAALLLVPGVLAVAYFIPFFIQSPDAKLASVGFDNIQKGATRGTYLFIMYSAGPYFIACLVLGVVHGYRTLSKRGIRLLMQKKYFVSYNVLWISLLFIIYIAILSDKSLMLRWTILLITTLLILSYYLEKKHVEFFLEMQKDASETRYAKSMLGGIDTGAVIERLKELMELEKIYLDEGLSLQGLSSRLGITPHQLSEILNGRLSTNFRSFVNTYRIHAAKKLLMEDENISIMRAAYRCGFNSKTVFNNAFLKTEGITPTEFKERNRKERSDL